The Pirellulaceae bacterium region TCGGTGGAATCTAGCTCGAAAACGCGGTCCGTTGCGTCGAAGCGACCATTGCGATTACTGTCCACCAGCACGCGGTTACCGCGTACAACGGCCAGCTCGTCGATGCCATCACCGTCAAAGTCGCCAACTAGCGGCAGGTCGCCGGGCTGACCGAGGAAACTGCGCTCGTTCAGTTTGCCATCGCCATTGGTGTCCAAATTCCATTGGCCGTCGCGGAAGGTGCCGATGGTTGAAACGCCATCACCGTTGAAATCGCCTGACACTGCGATATCGCGTGCGCTTCCGAATCGGAAGACGTGGTCAATCACATCGGCACGACCCTGCCCGTCTCGTCGTGGTTGCATCAGGCGGGGAGAGTCTGGAGTTTCGTCTGGTCCCCGAGGAATATTCTTAGGTCGTTGAGTTCGCACAAAGTTCTGCGGATCAGGCATGCCGGGTTCTACCGCCAGTGCGCGATCATCTCCCGTCCACTTATGACCAAAGATACCGATGTCATCTTTGCCGTCTCCGTCCCAATCGCCAACGACCGGTTGGTCGCCTTTGGTTCCCAGTTTGAGCCAGATATCCTCTTCGTCCCAGCGCCCGTTTCCATTGATGTCGATAAACCATTCGCCATCCAGGAACAGCGCCAATTCGTCGAAGCCATCACCATTGAAGTCACCCATCAAGGGTGTTGCACCCTGCAGATAGAATGCTGCTGGTGACTCGGAGTCGGGAGTGTTTGGCGTTAGACTTGTAAAGCGATACTGACTCGAGCGCATTCCGCGCACTGTCCATGACTGGACATCCAGCAAGTTGGCTTGATCCTGAACGGTCTCGGGACTGATAGGATCGCCATTGCGCATGCCACGCGGGAAGCCGCCGTTGACAACGCTCAGGTGCCAGGTCATTTCCGGTAAATGACCACCGCCAACGATCAGCGGCAATGGGGCCCAACGCAGGGGCTGCCACAAGATCGGCTGCAAGCCTGGGAATAATTCGCGGTCTACCAGCGGGCGTTCCAGTAGAGGCGGTGGAGGCAGCGGCGGTGGTGGCGGAAAGATGGGTTCGGTCTGAACCTCGCTGAAATTGTTCTCCATCGAGTGCTCGCCGACCTGCAGTTCAATAGCGAATATTGCATCCCGCAGTTGAGCAGCGCCCAGTTGTCGCAACGGGTGAGCAGGGGCTAGGGAGTCAAGGAACTGGTCAATGTCCGCCTGATTGGGAAGCACGCGCCCTCCAGTAGTCCCCGGTGAGTCGATCCAGTCGAGATAGTCCTCTGGCTGGGTCTGCAAGACATGGTAGATTCCCGGCGGCAGACCAGCGAATTCGTAGTAGCCGTTGTGGTCGGTTTTAGCTTCGATAAATGGACCAGAATAGGTGCCCGGCAAAGCCAGGTTGCTGGAGACGGGTTGCCCATGGCGGTCCAGCAAACGCAGAACGACGCCAGCAATCGGACGATCATCGTCCGTGCGTCGACCGTCGTGAGTCCCCTGAATATTTGCGGGGAACTGGCCGAAGACCGTTTTGATCGTTGGGCCATCTTGATAGACGTAGCCCGACAACCTGGCGGGCAGCAGTTCGCAGAAGTCGTAGTGAACCAGATTCGCGCCGGCTCCGATGATAATGGCGGATATCTCATCCTGCACAGCGTCAATTCCGCCACCTGATCCTGCCTTTTGCCCGCCTTGCAGATAGCCGGCTGGCTGAGTCTGACGGATGGTGTAGTTACCCGCGCGCAGATTGGTAAATTGGTATTGGCCTTGTGCGTCCGTGGTGGTCGTGCCAATCACGTTGCCAGATGGGTCGAGCAACGTCAATACAACGCCTGCTATGGGCGGTTCATCTTCGTTGCGCACACAGTCCTGGTTGCGATCAAAAAATACTTGGCCAGAAATCTGTGCCGGAGGAACTTCGCAGAAATTATAGTCCACCAGTCGGGCACCGGGCTGGACAATAATCTGTGATATCAGATCGGCGATCGATGCGTCGCCACCACCGCTACCAGCACGCTGGCCTCCTTGGAAGTATCCTGCAGGTTGAATCTCTCTAACTGTATAGGTATCTGGAGTCAAGTTGTCGAATCGGTAATAGCCTTGAGCATCGGTTAAGACGTAGGTGATAATGGTTCCATTGCGATCGAGCAATTCGATGCGCACACCGGGCAAGGGCATGTCGCCCTGTGCATCAATAATGCAGTTGCCGTTGGTATCGGCAATCACTCGACCTTGAATACTTCCCAGCAGCAGTTCGCCGAAATCATAGTTGATGCCTTGGGCACCGGAACCCAAGCGGATTTCAGCGATCACGTCCCCCGTTGCGTCCGTGGTGCCACCCAACGAACCCGCTGACGCACGCCCGGGGTGGTAATCAGCCGGCGTTTGCTCAGTGATGCGGTAGATGCCCGGTCGCAGATTATTGAATGAATAAAAGCCAGCCGAATTGGTACGCGTCGTGCCGACCACCTTACCAGAACTATCCCACAGTTGAATTAGCACGTTGCCCAGCGGCAGTTCGCCGTTATCGCGCTGGCCGTTGTTGTTGGCATCGAAGTAAACGTGGCCGCTGACCTGCGCGGGCTGCAAATCGCAGAAGTTGTAGTCGGTCAACAGGCCGCCGCCACCGATGATGATCTGCGTAATGGTATTGGGATCAGCCACTGTGCCGCCGGCCGAACCTGGCTTAGCGACTCCATCGATGAATCCCGCTTGATTCGTCTGGCGGACGGTGTAGGTACCGGCTCGTAGATTACTGAATTGGTAAGTTCCATCGGCTGCGGTGCGCGTGCTGGCGACCACCTTGCCACTGCTGTCCAACAACTCGATTAACACCTGCGCCTGTGGTGCACGCACCGCGTCTTCGCTCAGGCAATCCATCCCACTGACGACGTAACATACACGACCACTCAAGCTGGCAGGCAGATTCTCCGCGAAATTAAGCTCGATGGCGTGGGTGTCACCCAATACCAGTTCGATGTGGGTCAGCATGTCCGGATTACCGCTGACCAGTTGACCGATCGATCCGCCGGATGTGAGTTTTCCGGTGGTGGCTCCTACGCTGTAGTACCCGGCCGGTTGCGTTTGTCGAACCTGATAGGTGGCTGGTCGCAGACCCAGTGAACTACTGAAGGAGTAGCGACCTTGTGAGTCAGTCTGGGTGGTATGTCCGGTAGTTACGTAGACTCCGTTTTGCAAGACGAACAATTCTACAGAAACATTAGCCAGCCGTTGTTCGTTGGCACCGATCTTCAGGTCTTCGTTCGTATCGACCCACACAGTACCCGCCAGCGAGATGGGCTTGGGTTGCTGTTTCAGGACCAAGCCAACGCCGGTGGTTCGATCGTGCAAGCCATTATCGTCATCGCGCGGTAGTGGCAATTGCAGCGGATCCAGCAGGCGGTCATAAGCGTTCAGAAACTTTTCAACGCCGCTGGCATCTTCATAGTGCGGTGCTTTAAACTCGGCGGTAAACCTCGTGCCCTGAAATTCAATGCCTGAGGCAATCGGATCGACGCCTTCGTTGATTTCCGCGATGTCGGTTTCGCCGGGCAGCATGTGTACGACTTCATCGACATCAATCGAAAAAATCAGCTTATCGCCTGCGGTAAAATTGGTGAATTCCAAAATCAGCAGGCTGCTGCCATCTTCTACTGTTGCTTTGACTGTGGCCGTAGGGTTTTTGGTGTGCAATTGGACCACTTTGAACGGATGGGAGCGATCAGCCCCCAGCCCTCCTGGCGCAGTATCAAATATTAAATCGCCTCGGCTCAGTCCGCGGTCATACAGGTCGGCGTCAAACACGACGCGCGTGAGCTGCGTATTGGGTGCCCCGCCGTCAAAGGTAATGATGAACTTGTCGGGTTCTAAATCGGAACCGGAGTCGAATTCAGTGTACACCGCTCCGATACGAATATCCGCAGCCATCAATTGCCGAGGTTCAAGCTGCTCAAGCACTGCGCGGCGATTTCGCCTCTGTCTTGGAGGACGAGCCGCCGCCGATCCTGAGGAGGCTAGTGCTTGCGACCCAGTTGTGCGGAGTGGCGCGCGATCGGGTGCCGAGGCAGTAGAATCCGCCCAGCCCAGGATACGTCTAAATGTTCGTGAAATCTGCAAGGTTGGCCTCCAGCCAGCAAGCAACGGTCGCGGTGTGTGGTTCTGCAGTCAAGTTGCCGCGCGACAATCCTTGTCCTGAGGGTTACCGTATTTTCAACTTTGAATCCAACTTGATTGGCGTCCGCGAAGTTGGGATGCTGCGCTGCGCGCGGCGTTGTTCCAGCTCCAGCAGGTTCCAAACGCGAACCGTAGTGTCAAATGAGCCACTTGCCAGAAAGTCGCCGCAGGGAGCCATCACGGATACCGTGCCGTAGTGCCCCTCTAACTCTGCAATAATGGTGGCCGACTGAGCGTCATATAGTCGAATATTGTTGTCCGCGCCGGCCACCGCCACCAAATAGTCGTTGACCAGGCACAACGACATCATCTTGGAGGCGGCTAATTCGTGGCTCCACAACATTTGTCCGGCTGCAATGTCATAGCGGACAACACGTCGATCCTCGCCGGCACTGGTTATCCAGTTGCCGTCGGCGGAAAACGCGGCTGTATGAATTCGGGATAGATGTGCCTTGTAACTGACCAGTGCTTGACCGGAGGTTGCATCCCACACATGGACATGTCCATCGCGACTGGCTGACAATAAGCGCGCACCGTCGGGACTAAATCGCACACAACGCTGATCGTTGGTGCTACAAGACAAACGCTGAACGTAGACTTCGTTTTGCAAATCATATACCAGAAGTTCATCGGAAAAACCGCCGATGGCCAGTAAATTCTGTGCCGTGGTGACGCTGATGCTGCGAATGGCGTAGGGCACGATCACTAGTTCTTGCGATTCAAGGGGCTCAGTGTACTTCCATCGTAAAACGCGACCGTCATTTCCAGCCGAATACAGTTCAGGCGTCTGGGCACCTTCTGGGTAGACAAACAACAGCGACTGAATCCAATCGTGATGACCAATAACCGTTTGCACTGTCTGACCGCTTTGGCAGTCGATAATGCGAATCGCGTGATCGTCTCCTGCGACCGCTAAAAACCGCCCATCTTCAGTACCGGTAATCGCTGAAATGACCGGAGCCGAAGTTGAATTTGGTAGTCGCTCAAATTGAATCTCATGTGATTGCAAATCGCGCATGGCGTGTGAACTGTCCACCGTGGCCGTGTTCACGGGACGCCCCGGAGGTTGGGCCACGACGGGCAGCGCACTGAGCCAAGCGATCGCTACCACGATTGCATATGACTGCGCAGGTAAGAGAATCCGCCTGATTCTCATGCTAAATCCCACTCCTTGAAAGACATCCGCCATCAGCTGGCGTCGGTAGTAACCAATAGTCCGCACGCCTTAGCGGCTACACCGATCTGCACGCTTCAACCAATATCGGAGTTTCGACATGCAATCTAAATCTGATTTGTTAAACTTTAACACTGGCGTCAACCTTTCCGTGTTTTCAGGTCCCTGCTACGACACCTATTACGACAAAGGCTAGCAATGGCAGGGTGGGGTCGAATCATGAAGATTCTCAGCAAGGCAGCGGGTTACGGTGCCCGAAGAATTCGGGCAGTGCAAGGGTACGCAGCTTTAACTCTAGGGTGTTATTTTTCCTTCGCGGGAACTCTGCTGTCGCAGGAGCCGGTAAGCGAGACGCCCGGGGTAATGACGCTTGACCGGTTCCACCCACAGCCACGGGCCGCACTGCGAACGACTCAGCTCGCTCACGCCAAATTTCCCGTAGTGGATGTACATTCCCACTTTTGGTTACGACTGCGCCACGATCCGCAGCAGTTGCATGGGTTTATCCAACTTATGGATCGCCAGCGCATCGCCGTTTGTGCCAGTTTGGATGGAATGCTTGGACAGCGGTTGGACGATCATATGAGCTACCTGTGGACCGAGTATCGCGACCGCTTCGTAATATTCGCCAATGTCGATTGGCAGGGTGACGGAAAAGCGGATGATCCTGCCAGTTGGGATTGCCACCGTCCCGATTTTGCACACCGCGTGTCAATGCAACTTGAGAATGCCAAGCAGCGTGGTGTATCTGGTGTCAAGGTATTTAAGGCCTTTGGATTAGAGTATCGCAATCCCGATGGATCGCTCATCGCAGTGGACGATCCGCGGTTTGATCCGATCTGGCACGTGTGTGGACAGCTTGGGTTGCCAGTGCTCATCCACACCGCCGACCCCAGCGCCTTTTTCGAGCCGATCACGGCCCAGAACGAACGCTACGAAGAGCTATCGCGACATCCCGAGTGGCATTTTCCAGCGGATCGCTTTCCATCGCGAGTCGCCTTGCATGAGGCTCGCCGGCGGCTCATTGCGCGACACGCCGGCACGACCTTCATCGCTGCTCATGCCGCTTTTGACGGTGAAGACTTGGACGCCACGGCGCGGTTGCTGGATATCTATCCCAACGTTGTCCTAGACATCGCGTCGCGCATCAGTGAGCTGGGACGTCAGCCCTATTCGGCGCGAGAATTTATGATCCGCTATCAGGATCGCATCTTGTTCGCAACCGATGGCCCGTGGCCTGAAGCGCGTTATCAACTGTACTGGCGGTTTCTTGAGACGCGCGACGAGTATTTTCCATACTCGGAGAAGGCCATCCCGCCGCAAGGGATTTGGCGAATCTATGGAGTTGACCTCCCCGACGTAGTACTTCGCAAAATCTATCATGCAAACGCAGCTCGGCTAATTCCGGGTGTCGCCGAGCGCCTGCATCGCTGGCAAGCAGCCAATCCAGCGGCCAATCCGCTAACTCCATAGTGTGGCAAATCACGTTTTTACCCAGAAGGCGTGTGTGAGCGACCTGAACTTTCAAGTCAGTGTGCTGCATCGGCCGCAATTCTGCCTGGTGACGGTCACCTCAATCTTGTGCCAGGCGTGATCTGCCCAGGGGGGCAACGTCGTGCATTACCTGGATGGAATTCGCGCCTTCAGCCGTTGCGATAACTCACGCCGATCTTGATGAGTGGGGAACGAAAAATAGTGGCCAGAACAATTCGCCAGTGATGTTTGAGTTTCGTTGTTCTTGACTCTCAATATCGTCTCGTTCAAATGTTCTGCGGCCATGTTGAACAACTGTCGGCTCAGCGATGCCTCGTCTACTCCCGTTTGAATCTGCAGCGCATACTGGGCGACGATTGGACCTTGGTCAATTTTGGCCGTCATTCGTTGGAATGTCACACCGGACTGTGATTCAGCGTGATATAGCACCCAGAATACTGGCGCTGGTCCGCGATACTTGGGCAGCAAACTCGGATGGATATTCAGCCCACCGTATTTGGGAATCGCCAATGTCGGCCTGGATAGAATCTGTTTGCAGATGCACACAATTAATAAATCAACGCCAGATTGTTGCAAGTGCTGTTGCACCAACTGGCTGTTCATATTATCGACCATCGAATGCGGCAATCCTCTAAATATCACCAGTTCCAAAGGAGATTGCGGTCGCATCCAGCCGCAGGGTAGCCATTTGCTAAGCACGATCCGCAACTTGCCGAATACCAACTGAGCTGCCTTCGTCAGTAGCTTGCGGAATCCGAATTCACGGATTGTTTTCCGTAGTGATTGTCGGCCTTGAGTCAGTGTGTCGAAGAAATAGACATGCGCCAGCTCGACCTGGTCGCTCATTGTCAGGCGATCTAGGACGACCAAGTTATCGCGTGATGTACGATTAGTGAGAAAAGCTACACGCATGGCAACACTCAAAAGTCCCGATCTGTCACTAGGCAGCTGTCAATCAACAAAGTCATGACAGCATTGTAACTCGATCGCTGACCTACTGAAGGTGAGCCAGTTTCCTCGCGAATAGTCGAAAGTACGCTTGTTCAGTCAGTTGAAACGGTTACGTCAGAACAGACGATGGACGTGGTTGTCCATGCGCCGACGTCGCAAGCAAGTTGTCAGTAAGACAATTCCTGCCAGCACGCCTGTTGAGGGTTCGGGTACCGTCTCGGTAGACAAAGACAGCAGCACGTCGTAGCGGTGCACTGCACCGTTGGGCATATCCGGGAATGTCCAGCGCATCGCCCCGGAAACCCATCTCGGCGGCGTAGCCATATCAAATAGGTCCAACCCACTCAGTGCATCGGCCTCGACCGACAGATGCACGCCAACACTGGGCTTGCCCGCTACATGGCTGTCTATCCCTTCGATACCATAACGCCCAACTTCCCAGCCCGTGGGCAGTCGCGACGAATGCATCGACAAAATGTCGTCGTGCATATATGAGCCGATTACACTTAGTCCACGCAACGACACATCGTAGTGGTAGGCTGCCAATGGCCCACCGTAGGGTCGATCGTCGTAAACGGCTCGCGTTGACTGCAGGCCGTGAAGGAATTGAAAAGCATGTACATCCGTCAACAACCCGCCAGAAATGTTGACAAGTTCATAGGCTTGATGAAGTATGTAGCGATTGCTGGTCTTGCTAACACCTGGGCCAAACGCGCTCTTGGGAGTCATCCCCTGCTCGATCCCGATACCAGTATCGAAAAATTGATAGGTCATGGATACGCTCAAGTCCGCGTTGCTTATCGTGGAAGTAAACACCTCAAATCCCGAAGCATTGAAGACCCCGGTGCCTGCAATCGGTGTGACAATCGCAAAGTCGGAATTTGTCAGCCAATTTGGGGCGATGAAATGCGGCTCAAGCCAAGTTGTCCCCTTGGGGACTCCGCCCTTGCTGTAGTTGAAAGCCGCCGCCCATTCTCCCGACAAGTACTCGCGTCCTACAAATAGTGGACGCTGGTCGAATAGTAAGTCAGCATATCCATGTGAGGTCAAGGTAATCGACCAAGCTGGATTAAATATCTCAAGCTGCGCGCTACATCGCGAGGCCGGCGACAGCAATAAACAGAACACTACCAGCCACAACACTCGTCTGACAGTTGGACAGCTCGATAGACATTGATGGCCGGACAACCAGCCAGCAAACATACGGCGACTTTCAATCCGAGCACATGATGTGATGCGAAGCATAGAGCACCCCTAATGGTTAAGAACACAAACAGTCCAGCGCAAAAAACCAAACGACCTGCTAACTCAAGCGGCAAAGTCTGTAGGGCAATCTGGCTGAGACTTGGCCTCGTGCTGTGCAACAGCTCCGTCTTGACCTCAGGCTTTTTCAACGCAACCAGCGCCTCAATTCAATCAAGGCGACAATCGGATCAGAACGACGTTAATTTATTTCAGAT contains the following coding sequences:
- a CDS encoding carboxypeptidase regulatory-like domain-containing protein → MQISRTFRRILGWADSTASAPDRAPLRTTGSQALASSGSAAARPPRQRRNRRAVLEQLEPRQLMAADIRIGAVYTEFDSGSDLEPDKFIITFDGGAPNTQLTRVVFDADLYDRGLSRGDLIFDTAPGGLGADRSHPFKVVQLHTKNPTATVKATVEDGSSLLILEFTNFTAGDKLIFSIDVDEVVHMLPGETDIAEINEGVDPIASGIEFQGTRFTAEFKAPHYEDASGVEKFLNAYDRLLDPLQLPLPRDDDNGLHDRTTGVGLVLKQQPKPISLAGTVWVDTNEDLKIGANEQRLANVSVELFVLQNGVYVTTGHTTQTDSQGRYSFSSSLGLRPATYQVRQTQPAGYYSVGATTGKLTSGGSIGQLVSGNPDMLTHIELVLGDTHAIELNFAENLPASLSGRVCYVVSGMDCLSEDAVRAPQAQVLIELLDSSGKVVASTRTAADGTYQFSNLRAGTYTVRQTNQAGFIDGVAKPGSAGGTVADPNTITQIIIGGGGLLTDYNFCDLQPAQVSGHVYFDANNNGQRDNGELPLGNVLIQLWDSSGKVVGTTRTNSAGFYSFNNLRPGIYRITEQTPADYHPGRASAGSLGGTTDATGDVIAEIRLGSGAQGINYDFGELLLGSIQGRVIADTNGNCIIDAQGDMPLPGVRIELLDRNGTIITYVLTDAQGYYRFDNLTPDTYTVREIQPAGYFQGGQRAGSGGGDASIADLISQIIVQPGARLVDYNFCEVPPAQISGQVFFDRNQDCVRNEDEPPIAGVVLTLLDPSGNVIGTTTTDAQGQYQFTNLRAGNYTIRQTQPAGYLQGGQKAGSGGGIDAVQDEISAIIIGAGANLVHYDFCELLPARLSGYVYQDGPTIKTVFGQFPANIQGTHDGRRTDDDRPIAGVVLRLLDRHGQPVSSNLALPGTYSGPFIEAKTDHNGYYEFAGLPPGIYHVLQTQPEDYLDWIDSPGTTGGRVLPNQADIDQFLDSLAPAHPLRQLGAAQLRDAIFAIELQVGEHSMENNFSEVQTEPIFPPPPPLPPPPLLERPLVDRELFPGLQPILWQPLRWAPLPLIVGGGHLPEMTWHLSVVNGGFPRGMRNGDPISPETVQDQANLLDVQSWTVRGMRSSQYRFTSLTPNTPDSESPAAFYLQGATPLMGDFNGDGFDELALFLDGEWFIDINGNGRWDEEDIWLKLGTKGDQPVVGDWDGDGKDDIGIFGHKWTGDDRALAVEPGMPDPQNFVRTQRPKNIPRGPDETPDSPRLMQPRRDGQGRADVIDHVFRFGSARDIAVSGDFNGDGVSTIGTFRDGQWNLDTNGDGKLNERSFLGQPGDLPLVGDFDGDGIDELAVVRGNRVLVDSNRNGRFDATDRVFELDSTDGTVIVGDFSGDGCDEPALYQSPDQRRLQARRQAG
- a CDS encoding WD40 repeat domain-containing protein — its product is MRIRRILLPAQSYAIVVAIAWLSALPVVAQPPGRPVNTATVDSSHAMRDLQSHEIQFERLPNSTSAPVISAITGTEDGRFLAVAGDDHAIRIIDCQSGQTVQTVIGHHDWIQSLLFVYPEGAQTPELYSAGNDGRVLRWKYTEPLESQELVIVPYAIRSISVTTAQNLLAIGGFSDELLVYDLQNEVYVQRLSCSTNDQRCVRFSPDGARLLSASRDGHVHVWDATSGQALVSYKAHLSRIHTAAFSADGNWITSAGEDRRVVRYDIAAGQMLWSHELAASKMMSLCLVNDYLVAVAGADNNIRLYDAQSATIIAELEGHYGTVSVMAPCGDFLASGSFDTTVRVWNLLELEQRRAQRSIPTSRTPIKLDSKLKIR
- a CDS encoding amidohydrolase family protein, whose protein sequence is MAGWGRIMKILSKAAGYGARRIRAVQGYAALTLGCYFSFAGTLLSQEPVSETPGVMTLDRFHPQPRAALRTTQLAHAKFPVVDVHSHFWLRLRHDPQQLHGFIQLMDRQRIAVCASLDGMLGQRLDDHMSYLWTEYRDRFVIFANVDWQGDGKADDPASWDCHRPDFAHRVSMQLENAKQRGVSGVKVFKAFGLEYRNPDGSLIAVDDPRFDPIWHVCGQLGLPVLIHTADPSAFFEPITAQNERYEELSRHPEWHFPADRFPSRVALHEARRRLIARHAGTTFIAAHAAFDGEDLDATARLLDIYPNVVLDIASRISELGRQPYSAREFMIRYQDRILFATDGPWPEARYQLYWRFLETRDEYFPYSEKAIPPQGIWRIYGVDLPDVVLRKIYHANAARLIPGVAERLHRWQAANPAANPLTP
- a CDS encoding PEP-CTERM sorting domain-containing protein, encoding MLRITSCARIESRRMFAGWLSGHQCLSSCPTVRRVLWLVVFCLLLSPASRCSAQLEIFNPAWSITLTSHGYADLLFDQRPLFVGREYLSGEWAAAFNYSKGGVPKGTTWLEPHFIAPNWLTNSDFAIVTPIAGTGVFNASGFEVFTSTISNADLSVSMTYQFFDTGIGIEQGMTPKSAFGPGVSKTSNRYILHQAYELVNISGGLLTDVHAFQFLHGLQSTRAVYDDRPYGGPLAAYHYDVSLRGLSVIGSYMHDDILSMHSSRLPTGWEVGRYGIEGIDSHVAGKPSVGVHLSVEADALSGLDLFDMATPPRWVSGAMRWTFPDMPNGAVHRYDVLLSLSTETVPEPSTGVLAGIVLLTTCLRRRRMDNHVHRLF